In a single window of the Campylobacter fetus subsp. testudinum 03-427 genome:
- the tsaD gene encoding N6-L-threonylcarbamoyladenine synthase, TsaD subunit (Pfam match to PF00814.21 Peptidase_M22), protein MILAIESSCDDSSIALMDIDNFELKKYKKITQESEHSKFGGVVPELAARLHTAAIPNLIEDVKEFFTSIKAVAVTNEPGLSVSLISGVSAARALSLALGVPLIGVNHLIGHIYSLFLDKNVVLPLGVLLVSGGHTMVLNIDESGYIKLIATTSDDSFGESFDKVAKMMDLGYPGGAIIEKLAQNGDKNRFNFTVPLKYDKRLEYSFSGLKNQVRTQIAKFESLSLQDKSDIASSFQHTAISHITDKLEKIFSEYKFKNFGAIGGGSANQVLRSNLEQICEKFGSNLMFAPLKFCSDNAAMIARAGVCKYKNECFTKPLDMVINPRCKLDGANLYF, encoded by the coding sequence ATGATCTTAGCTATAGAAAGTAGTTGCGATGATAGCTCCATAGCTCTTATGGATATAGATAATTTTGAGCTAAAAAAATATAAAAAAATCACTCAAGAGAGTGAGCATTCTAAATTTGGAGGCGTTGTTCCAGAGCTTGCTGCTAGACTTCACACCGCCGCCATTCCAAATTTAATAGAAGATGTAAAGGAATTTTTTACATCTATAAAAGCTGTTGCTGTTACAAATGAACCTGGACTCAGCGTAAGTCTGATAAGCGGCGTAAGTGCGGCTAGAGCTTTAAGCTTGGCTTTAGGCGTTCCATTAATAGGAGTAAATCATCTCATCGGTCATATCTACTCTTTATTTTTAGATAAAAATGTTGTTTTGCCCCTTGGCGTACTTTTGGTAAGCGGCGGACATACTATGGTTTTAAATATCGATGAAAGCGGCTACATAAAGTTGATAGCTACAACTAGCGATGATAGTTTTGGAGAGAGTTTTGATAAAGTAGCTAAAATGATGGATTTAGGATATCCAGGTGGGGCTATTATAGAAAAATTAGCGCAAAACGGAGATAAAAATCGATTTAATTTTACAGTTCCATTAAAATATGATAAAAGGCTGGAATACAGCTTTTCTGGGCTTAAAAATCAAGTTAGAACACAGATCGCCAAATTTGAGAGTTTGAGCCTTCAAGATAAAAGTGATATAGCTTCAAGTTTTCAGCATACTGCTATTTCCCATATAACAGATAAATTAGAAAAGATTTTTAGTGAGTATAAATTTAAAAACTTCGGCGCCATAGGCGGAGGAAGTGCAAATCAAGTTTTGAGATCAAATTTGGAGCAAATTTGTGAGAAATTCGGCTCAAATTTAATGTTTGCTCCACTTAAGTTTTGCAGTGATAATGCTGCTATGATAGCGCGCGCAGGAGTTTGTAAATACAAAAATGAATGCTTTACAAAGCCTCTTGATATGGTGATAAATCCAAGATGTAAGCTTGATGGCGCAAATCTTTATTTTTAA
- the pflA gene encoding paralysed flagella protein A (Pfam match to PF09976.5 TPR_21) produces the protein MKYIILINLIIINMFGFTLSVNSGKDMGNDYYIAHLEDTSDIVCLKNTNQKGTTYICKVSAKMSGNIADQDLPFMKVSFEPSKDGFIVTIAPKLNSKLIDSSRALFNYEDVISKPTTSSKHFTLIMDNRINEYSNLDNGGINFPVKYPNVLRPSIGALDLNKEPLTYEENGDVGVYLSIKKSYEQGGYNDALRDATKALSLHPNSIFKSEFWLYYIRSLDKLSKRVNDYKSAEKFSNQIIDAAKKWMKSYGSDRNYPEVLYMLMNAYLTSDMTSDANYSLDILMTEHPDSHFTKMAILSYADDLFTKGKTEDAIRLYEDVLYSSADINIASRAAFKLAKVSLSALKFDEAKDYMQKVINANKNFILEDRDAAMQIAGEFRDKEMYDIASEIYKIIFEGSNRADNFYEPSLRNLAITLTKTDHPKDAYEYLKRYQNEFSTSEYMPEISTGIDRLFFEFNDKTSEEKHEYYQSLMDKYKGLDIGKRALEEEVKLSFDEKKYQKVLNYTAKIRDLNDTATLDILNKSAVILANYSNQSGDCRAVVKLASIYSIQNDIKDKFKLFNCYDRTGKFEDALNLSVSHIKDPDLNSRVQWFANLSKVLYQLGRYEEVIRASDEALSLAASVPYSDPTESIFYRFYSLLKLNRFEEAISSINALESLRGNDLKLVEVYDAAAKYAYEKGFDSAAFNYSKKTIDMQTKLNINTFSPDIDFIYISALVKISKFEDALMSARKLLDIRLKPDTRLRALYQVAEIYINLNDFNSAKPYVSECLNSNFDSPWKSLCEQQKKLIGL, from the coding sequence ATGAAATATATAATTTTAATAAATTTGATCATCATTAATATGTTTGGCTTTACTCTTAGCGTGAATAGCGGAAAAGATATGGGCAACGACTACTATATAGCGCATTTAGAAGATACTTCTGATATCGTATGCCTGAAAAATACCAACCAAAAAGGTACGACTTATATATGTAAAGTCAGTGCTAAGATGAGCGGTAATATAGCTGATCAAGATCTGCCATTTATGAAAGTTAGTTTTGAGCCTAGTAAAGATGGATTTATCGTCACTATAGCTCCTAAGCTAAACTCGAAATTAATCGATTCTAGTAGGGCTTTGTTTAATTACGAAGATGTTATATCTAAACCCACGACTAGCTCCAAGCATTTTACTTTGATAATGGATAATAGAATTAATGAATACTCAAATTTAGATAACGGCGGTATAAATTTCCCTGTAAAATATCCAAATGTTCTAAGACCGTCTATAGGTGCTTTAGATCTCAACAAAGAACCGCTTACTTATGAAGAAAACGGCGATGTAGGTGTATATCTTTCTATCAAAAAAAGCTATGAGCAAGGAGGATATAACGATGCTTTAAGAGATGCTACAAAAGCTTTAAGCTTACATCCTAATAGCATATTTAAAAGTGAGTTTTGGCTCTATTATATACGTTCGCTTGACAAACTTTCTAAGAGAGTAAATGACTATAAATCTGCTGAAAAATTTAGTAACCAAATAATAGACGCAGCTAAAAAATGGATGAAAAGCTACGGATCAGATAGAAACTATCCAGAAGTTTTGTATATGCTTATGAACGCATATCTCACAAGCGATATGACGAGTGATGCAAATTACTCTTTGGATATACTGATGACTGAGCATCCAGACTCTCATTTTACTAAAATGGCGATATTATCATACGCTGATGATCTATTTACAAAGGGAAAAACAGAAGACGCCATCAGGCTTTATGAAGATGTTTTATACTCATCAGCCGATATAAATATAGCCAGTAGAGCCGCTTTTAAACTTGCTAAAGTTAGCTTATCGGCTCTTAAATTTGATGAAGCAAAAGACTATATGCAAAAAGTCATAAATGCAAACAAAAACTTTATTTTAGAAGATAGAGACGCTGCTATGCAAATCGCCGGTGAGTTTAGAGATAAAGAGATGTACGATATAGCTTCTGAAATTTATAAAATAATATTTGAAGGATCAAACAGAGCCGATAACTTTTATGAGCCTTCACTTAGAAATTTAGCCATAACTCTTACAAAAACAGATCATCCAAAAGATGCTTATGAGTATCTAAAAAGATATCAAAACGAGTTTAGCACTAGTGAGTATATGCCTGAAATTTCAACTGGAATCGACAGGCTGTTTTTTGAATTTAACGATAAAACAAGTGAAGAAAAACATGAGTATTATCAGAGTTTAATGGATAAATATAAAGGTCTTGATATAGGCAAAAGAGCTCTTGAAGAAGAAGTAAAACTTAGTTTTGATGAGAAAAAGTATCAGAAAGTTTTAAATTATACGGCAAAAATCAGAGATTTAAACGACACTGCTACTTTGGATATATTGAACAAATCAGCAGTGATTTTAGCTAACTACTCAAATCAGAGCGGAGACTGCAGAGCAGTTGTCAAGCTAGCAAGTATCTACTCCATACAAAACGATATAAAAGATAAATTTAAGTTATTTAACTGCTATGATAGAACCGGTAAATTTGAAGATGCTTTGAATCTTTCAGTCTCACATATAAAAGATCCAGATTTAAATAGCAGAGTTCAATGGTTTGCAAATTTAAGTAAAGTTTTATATCAGCTTGGCAGATATGAAGAGGTGATCAGAGCTAGTGACGAAGCGCTTAGTTTGGCGGCTAGCGTACCGTACTCAGATCCTACTGAATCTATTTTTTATAGATTTTACTCTTTGCTGAAATTAAATAGATTTGAAGAGGCGATTTCTAGTATAAATGCGCTTGAGAGTCTAAGAGGAAACGACTTAAAACTTGTTGAAGTTTATGACGCTGCGGCAAAATATGCATATGAAAAAGGTTTTGATAGTGCGGCTTTTAATTATTCAAAAAAGACTATCGATATGCAAACAAAGCTAAATATAAATACGTTTAGTCCTGATATTGATTTTATATATATTTCTGCTTTAGTGAAAATTTCTAAATTTGAAGATGCACTTATGAGCGCAAGAAAGCTTCTTGATATACGTTTGAAACCAGATACTCGTTTAAGAGCATTATATCAAGTGGCAGAAATTTATATAAATTTAAATGATTTCAACTCTGCAAAACCGTATGTAAGCGAATGTTTAAATTCAAATTTTGACTCTCCTTGGAAAAGTCTTTGCGAACAGCAAAAAAAGCTTATAGGATTATAA
- the miaA gene encoding tRNA(i6A37) synthase (Pfam match to PF01715.13 IPPT), with protein sequence MFYEFALIGTTASGKSSFSIELAKEIKAVILSLDSLCIYKDIDIASAKPNENELSDIKHFGINLVHLDTHFCVGDFIKEYHKAKEFAISKNCPLIITGGSGFYLKSMLKGLSPKLEKINIELNNDEIWSIAEKIDPDFTYKFSKNDEFRLHKWYQIYKLTSEIPTNWLVKNTSAPVIENLKIYELNWDKEELKERIKNRTKIMLKSGLIDEAKKLFDIYPKDIKALKSIGLKECGEYFEAKLGDINSKEVILNLENLISTHTVQLAKKQRTFNSGAFKDRIILDAKSLKVKHFLDKYLNL encoded by the coding sequence ATGTTTTATGAATTTGCTCTTATCGGAACAACAGCGAGCGGAAAAAGCAGCTTTTCTATAGAGTTAGCAAAAGAAATCAAAGCCGTTATCTTGAGTCTTGATTCGCTCTGCATTTATAAAGATATCGATATAGCAAGTGCAAAACCAAACGAAAATGAGCTGAGCGATATAAAGCATTTTGGGATAAATTTAGTACATCTAGATACCCATTTTTGCGTTGGGGATTTTATAAAAGAGTATCACAAAGCAAAGGAATTTGCAATATCAAAAAATTGTCCGCTTATCATAACTGGCGGAAGTGGATTTTATCTCAAATCTATGCTAAAAGGACTTAGCCCAAAGCTTGAAAAGATAAATATAGAACTTAACAATGACGAAATTTGGAGCATCGCAGAGAAGATCGATCCGGATTTCACGTATAAATTTAGCAAAAATGATGAGTTTAGACTTCATAAATGGTATCAAATTTATAAATTAACAAGCGAAATTCCAACTAATTGGTTAGTCAAAAATACCTCCGCACCAGTCATTGAAAATTTGAAAATATATGAACTAAACTGGGATAAAGAAGAGTTAAAAGAACGCATAAAAAATAGAACAAAGATTATGCTAAAATCAGGTCTCATAGATGAAGCCAAAAAACTTTTTGATATCTATCCAAAAGATATCAAAGCACTAAAATCCATAGGTCTTAAAGAGTGCGGCGAGTATTTTGAAGCAAAATTAGGAGATATAAATAGCAAAGAGGTTATTTTAAATTTAGAAAATCTAATATCAACCCACACGGTTCAATTAGCTAAAAAACAACGAACATTTAACTCAGGAGCATTTAAAGATAGAATTATCTTAGATGCAAAAAGCCTTAAAGTTAAACATTTTTTAGATAAATATCTAAATTTATAA
- the ubiA gene encoding 4-hydroxybenzoate octaprenyltransferase (Pfam match to PF01040.14 UbiA) encodes MAKFTQILKDINELIVFKHSVFALPFLFSAMITASKLQSGSMWFGIPLLILGILCAVSARNYAMAFNRYLDEDIDRPNPRCASRPSVDGRIGRKNLLLFIIANGIIFIVVAYFINSLAFWLSFLFLIVLGGYSYFKRFSSLAHVVLGFCLGLSVIAGAVAVSGSIPLWSILLCLGVSFWAGGFDILYSLQDMQYDKKVGLYSIPAIYGEKSAMFISAVFHALAVIFWLLFAGAVGLGFFGFLGVILCAFILYKEHKIIKADFKKIDKAFFTLNGYLGIMFLLFVWVDLW; translated from the coding sequence ATGGCTAAATTTACTCAAATTTTAAAAGATATAAACGAACTGATAGTTTTTAAACATTCGGTTTTTGCATTACCGTTTCTGTTTTCTGCTATGATAACAGCTAGCAAACTTCAAAGCGGTTCTATGTGGTTTGGAATTCCGCTTTTAATCCTTGGTATTTTATGTGCAGTGAGCGCTAGAAACTATGCTATGGCATTTAATCGCTATCTTGATGAGGATATAGACAGACCAAATCCAAGATGTGCCTCTCGTCCTAGTGTAGATGGCAGAATAGGGCGCAAAAATCTTCTTTTGTTTATAATCGCAAACGGTATCATTTTTATCGTCGTGGCGTATTTTATAAATTCACTTGCATTTTGGTTGAGTTTTTTATTTTTAATAGTTCTTGGCGGATACTCTTATTTTAAAAGATTTTCTAGTTTGGCTCACGTTGTTTTGGGATTTTGTCTTGGCTTGTCTGTTATAGCTGGAGCAGTAGCTGTTAGCGGAAGCATTCCTCTTTGGTCTATACTTCTTTGTTTAGGTGTATCTTTTTGGGCTGGAGGATTTGATATTTTATACTCTTTACAAGATATGCAGTACGATAAAAAAGTTGGGCTTTATAGCATTCCAGCTATATACGGAGAAAAATCCGCGATGTTCATTTCTGCGGTATTTCACGCTTTAGCAGTTATTTTTTGGCTACTTTTTGCGGGCGCTGTAGGGCTAGGCTTTTTTGGTTTTTTAGGTGTTATTTTGTGCGCTTTTATACTTTATAAAGAGCATAAAATAATCAAGGCTGATTTTAAAAAAATTGACAAGGCATTTTTTACATTAAATGGCTATTTAGGCATTATGTTTTTACTATTTGTGTGGGTGGATTTATGGTAG
- the moaA gene encoding molybdenum cofactor biosynthesis protein A (Pfam matches to PF04055.17 Radical_SAM, and to PF06463.9 Mob_synth_C, and to PF13353.2 Fer4_12), producing MLIDSYGRVVDYLRVSVTERCNFRCRYCMPDEPFQDAGHNNVLSYEEMFEFIKICLDNGVKKIRLTGGEPLVRKGVENFVAMINDYKSGLDLAMTTNGYFLAKKAQALKDAGLKRINISLDTLDKTKAHFIARKDVFDNVIEGIETACSLGFGVKINTVALKGVNDNELIALMDFAKEKGAQIRYIEFMENSHASSELKGLNKDQILTIISKKYNIKEITKSPNSPSSLFELEDGYKFGIIDPHKHDFCATCNRLRLSAEGLLIPCLYYEDGKSIREAMRAGDIKKACEILNQVLADKPEKNRWENDGKGEISSRAFYQTGG from the coding sequence ATGCTGATAGATAGTTATGGAAGAGTTGTTGATTATTTAAGAGTTTCGGTGACTGAGAGGTGTAATTTTCGCTGTCGTTACTGTATGCCAGATGAACCTTTTCAAGACGCCGGACATAATAATGTTTTGAGTTATGAAGAGATGTTTGAGTTCATAAAGATATGTCTTGATAACGGTGTTAAAAAGATCAGACTTACTGGTGGCGAACCTCTTGTTAGAAAAGGCGTTGAAAACTTTGTAGCTATGATAAATGACTATAAGTCAGGACTTGATCTAGCTATGACTACAAATGGTTATTTTTTAGCAAAAAAAGCACAAGCTCTAAAAGACGCTGGACTTAAACGTATAAACATATCTTTAGATACGCTAGATAAAACAAAAGCTCATTTTATCGCTAGAAAAGATGTTTTTGACAATGTTATAGAGGGCATTGAAACAGCGTGTAGTTTAGGATTTGGTGTAAAGATAAATACCGTTGCTTTAAAAGGCGTAAATGACAACGAATTGATAGCTCTTATGGATTTTGCAAAAGAAAAAGGCGCTCAGATCCGTTACATTGAGTTTATGGAGAATTCACACGCTTCTAGTGAGTTAAAAGGGCTTAATAAAGATCAAATTCTAACCATTATTTCTAAAAAGTACAATATAAAAGAGATAACAAAAAGCCCAAATAGCCCATCAAGCCTTTTTGAGCTTGAAGATGGTTATAAATTTGGTATAATCGACCCGCACAAACACGACTTTTGCGCTACTTGCAATCGCCTTAGGCTCAGCGCGGAGGGACTTTTGATACCATGTCTTTACTATGAAGATGGAAAAAGTATAAGAGAGGCGATGAGAGCAGGAGATATAAAAAAAGCTTGTGAAATTTTAAATCAAGTTTTGGCTGATAAACCTGAGAAAAACAGATGGGAAAATGATGGTAAAGGCGAGATATCTAGCCGTGCATTTTACCAAACAGGCGGCTGA
- the queE gene encoding 7-carboxy-7-deazaguanine synthase (Pfam match to PF13353.2 Fer4_12) translates to MVSVVEHFTSIQGEGKFSGRYSLFIRLGGCNLSCKGFGVKIRSPKTGEILVGCDTIKAVQTSHFEHSKFNYETLVKLVKETEFKPLIVITGGEPLLWHKDEDLIKFIKWCFEQDYEVHFETNGSIFVDFDKFEVYKKCKFAVSTKLSISGEPKSKRINQKALQAIFANADAFYKFVICGSELDEINEILELQNGEVWCMPLGKNISELGKNALNVAEFCIKNGFNYSDRLHVRLWNDKEGV, encoded by the coding sequence ATGGTAAGTGTAGTCGAGCATTTTACTAGCATTCAAGGCGAAGGTAAATTTAGCGGTCGTTACTCACTTTTTATCCGCCTTGGAGGTTGCAACCTTTCTTGCAAGGGTTTTGGCGTCAAGATAAGGTCTCCAAAAACAGGCGAGATATTAGTTGGTTGCGATACGATCAAAGCGGTGCAAACATCGCATTTTGAACATAGTAAATTTAACTATGAAACTCTTGTGAAATTGGTAAAAGAAACTGAGTTTAAACCTCTCATCGTGATAACGGGCGGTGAGCCACTACTTTGGCATAAAGACGAAGATCTGATCAAATTTATAAAGTGGTGTTTTGAGCAAGATTATGAAGTGCATTTTGAAACAAATGGTAGCATTTTTGTGGATTTTGATAAATTTGAAGTGTATAAAAAGTGTAAATTCGCAGTAAGCACTAAACTATCTATAAGCGGTGAGCCAAAATCCAAAAGAATAAATCAAAAGGCCTTACAAGCGATCTTTGCTAACGCTGATGCATTTTATAAATTTGTGATTTGCGGAAGTGAGCTTGATGAGATAAACGAGATATTGGAGTTGCAAAACGGCGAAGTTTGGTGTATGCCTTTAGGGAAAAATATATCCGAACTAGGCAAAAACGCCTTAAATGTAGCAGAGTTTTGCATTAAAAACGGTTTTAACTACTCTGATAGACTCCACGTGCGTTTATGGAACGACAAAGAAGGTGTGTAA
- a CDS encoding family III metal-dependent polyol dehydrogenase (Pfam match to PF00465.15 Fe-ADH), translating to MNNFSFECPTKIVFGKDTIQNLSNLVPINLKILVIFGGGSVRKNGIYEQVKNALNKHNISEFWGIEPNPKLETCLKAVNLIKRESIDFLLSVGGGSVLDATKFIAAAAKFDGDPWDIVGKRAYFDKALPLGCVMSLPATGSEMNCVSVISNDNLKIKRSFRNELLYPKFSIIDPKTTFSLPLTQIQNGIVDTFVHILEQYATVDLNTSVQDGFCFSVLKTVIENAKIAISDPQSYDARANLCWAATCALNGWCNVGCVQDWSSHAIGHELSAAYGLDHGLSLAIVTPRLLRYNLEFKKAKLAKMGREVFGLNADELSAAKCCIDEIESFFKNTGIATTLAKLSMDKNSVANLISERFKQRNLVAGEHGNIDYKAVKQILLEC from the coding sequence ATGAATAATTTTAGTTTTGAGTGTCCTACAAAGATAGTTTTTGGAAAAGATACGATACAAAATTTATCAAATTTAGTGCCAATAAATTTAAAAATACTAGTTATTTTTGGTGGTGGAAGCGTAAGAAAAAATGGCATATACGAACAAGTAAAAAACGCTCTAAATAAGCATAACATAAGCGAGTTTTGGGGTATAGAGCCAAATCCCAAACTCGAAACTTGTTTAAAAGCTGTAAATTTAATAAAGCGTGAGAGTATAGATTTCTTACTTAGTGTTGGAGGCGGAAGTGTTTTGGACGCCACTAAATTTATAGCCGCTGCGGCTAAATTTGATGGGGATCCTTGGGATATAGTCGGCAAAAGAGCGTATTTCGATAAAGCCTTGCCGCTTGGCTGCGTGATGAGCTTACCAGCTACTGGAAGCGAGATGAACTGTGTTTCAGTGATATCTAATGATAATTTAAAGATAAAAAGAAGCTTTAGAAATGAGCTTTTATATCCTAAGTTTAGTATCATAGATCCAAAAACAACTTTTAGCCTTCCACTAACCCAAATTCAAAACGGTATAGTTGATACTTTCGTGCATATACTAGAACAGTATGCAACTGTAGATTTAAATACAAGCGTACAAGACGGATTTTGTTTTTCAGTACTAAAAACCGTGATAGAAAACGCAAAAATCGCCATAAGCGATCCGCAAAGCTATGACGCAAGGGCGAATTTATGCTGGGCTGCAACTTGTGCGCTAAATGGTTGGTGCAATGTAGGATGTGTTCAAGACTGGTCGAGTCACGCCATAGGTCACGAGCTAAGCGCGGCTTATGGTTTGGATCACGGACTAAGCCTTGCTATCGTTACGCCTAGACTTTTAAGATATAATCTCGAGTTTAAAAAAGCAAAATTAGCCAAAATGGGGCGTGAAGTTTTTGGACTAAACGCAGATGAGTTAAGCGCAGCAAAATGCTGTATAGACGAGATCGAAAGCTTTTTTAAAAATACTGGTATAGCCACTACTTTAGCCAAACTAAGTATGGATAAAAATAGCGTCGCAAATTTGATAAGCGAACGTTTTAAACAAAGAAATTTAGTAGCCGGAGAACACGGAAATATCGACTACAAAGCTGTAAAACAGATACTTTTAGAATGCTAA
- the queD gene encoding 6-carboxy-5,6,7,8-tetrahydropterin synthase (Pfam match to PF01242.15 PTPS), with product MIIRKMYDYENAHIVRFCSSKRCRESLHGHSYKCEVMLSSNYLDNAEMVYDFGLMKQGIKTIIDSFDHTTTLYAKDDIQYKNDIKKYSKRWIELPYNPSAEQFSRVFFVLIDKLLGLTVMKNGEREVKLHSIIIHETASGYAQCFYEDAYNPNMGIINLEDIVFSQGIIEEWEDAMFYDKLKNGIKFINPKEC from the coding sequence ATGATTATTAGAAAAATGTATGACTATGAAAATGCCCATATAGTAAGGTTTTGCAGCTCTAAAAGATGTCGCGAAAGTCTGCATGGTCATAGCTATAAATGCGAGGTAATGTTAAGCTCAAATTATCTTGATAATGCAGAAATGGTATATGACTTTGGTTTGATGAAACAAGGAATTAAAACTATAATCGACAGTTTTGATCATACCACAACTCTATATGCAAAAGATGATATACAGTATAAAAATGATATAAAAAAGTACTCTAAAAGATGGATAGAGCTTCCTTATAATCCAAGCGCCGAGCAGTTTAGCAGAGTATTTTTTGTACTTATAGATAAGCTTTTAGGGCTTACTGTGATGAAAAACGGCGAGAGAGAAGTGAAGCTTCATAGTATTATCATTCACGAAACTGCTAGTGGATATGCTCAGTGTTTTTATGAAGATGCTTATAATCCAAATATGGGTATAATAAATTTAGAAGATATAGTATTTAGCCAAGGAATTATAGAAGAGTGGGAAGACGCGATGTTTTATGATAAGTTAAAAAACGGTATTAAATTTATAAATCCAAAGGAGTGCTGA
- a CDS encoding putative membrane protein, translating to MGETYEMSAWLHLSFVKILLGLLILHIILVCVGDTSKFSYIKRLMYFLPTYYVFMAFIFFTGILNLAILHFSISFSVVFMIVCWIALIPFGAVGFKRLKRVRITKEFSKFKKFMIFKIVCEIILVVLATVVGVVF from the coding sequence ATGGGAGAAACTTATGAAATGAGCGCTTGGCTACATCTTAGTTTTGTTAAGATACTGCTAGGGCTTTTAATTTTGCATATCATTTTGGTTTGTGTAGGCGATACATCTAAGTTTTCATATATTAAAAGACTTATGTATTTTTTACCTACTTATTATGTTTTTATGGCTTTTATATTTTTTACTGGTATATTAAATTTAGCTATTTTGCATTTTAGCATCAGTTTTAGCGTAGTTTTTATGATAGTTTGCTGGATAGCTTTGATACCTTTTGGGGCTGTTGGATTTAAGAGATTAAAACGAGTTCGCATAACAAAAGAATTTTCTAAATTTAAGAAATTTATGATATTTAAGATAGTTTGCGAGATAATTTTGGTTGTTTTAGCAACTGTTGTTGGAGTAGTATTTTGA
- the rsmE gene encoding 16S rRNA m3U1498 methyltransferase (Pfam match to PF04452.10 Methyltrans_RNA) yields MKFLYDENAKNEILEIKGDSFNHLKARRQNVGDRIDIRNLKDGYSYIYEITKFERKATCELVFKSLTKSLDSELILAWAVVDPSVIEKSLPSLNELGVKKIIFVYTDFSQKNIKLDFDRFRRILIGSSQQCGRNSIIEFEVFADIDELLKVYKNVSLIDFGGDSLDNASQSEVLFIGSEGGFSAQERFKFLKRYCLKCPNILKSNTAIIGVASKFLV; encoded by the coding sequence TTGAAATTTTTATACGATGAAAATGCCAAAAACGAAATTTTAGAGATAAAAGGTGATAGTTTTAATCACCTAAAAGCAAGGCGTCAAAACGTAGGCGATAGGATAGATATAAGAAATTTAAAAGATGGTTATAGTTATATTTATGAAATTACTAAATTTGAACGAAAAGCCACTTGTGAGCTTGTGTTTAAATCTCTTACGAAAAGCCTTGATAGCGAACTGATTTTGGCTTGGGCTGTAGTTGATCCTAGTGTCATAGAAAAAAGTCTTCCTAGTCTAAATGAGCTTGGAGTTAAGAAAATTATATTTGTATATACTGATTTTTCTCAAAAAAATATAAAGCTTGATTTTGATAGATTTCGCAGGATTTTGATAGGATCATCGCAACAATGCGGTAGAAACTCCATTATCGAATTTGAAGTTTTTGCAGATATAGATGAGCTTTTAAAAGTATATAAAAACGTGAGTTTGATAGATTTTGGAGGCGATAGTTTAGATAATGCTAGCCAGAGTGAAGTATTATTTATAGGAAGCGAGGGCGGTTTTAGCGCGCAAGAAAGATTTAAGTTTTTAAAACGGTATTGTCTAAAATGCCCAAATATCCTTAAATCAAATACCGCGATAATAGGCGTTGCGAGTAAGTTCTTGGTGTGA
- a CDS encoding putative membrane protein, which produces MAIILLIFVCTLHAFICSAPGFIIGFWWDIDRYKKYIFFILVLILSAFLEMNRLDASFSNIIISFLEDILGAYFGLFVLLSFKNMVKRTGLCKICDKFRRKREKLDDN; this is translated from the coding sequence ATGGCTATAATTTTACTTATTTTTGTCTGCACTTTACATGCTTTTATCTGTTCTGCTCCTGGATTTATTATCGGGTTTTGGTGGGATATTGATAGATATAAAAAATATATATTTTTTATTTTGGTGCTGATTTTATCGGCATTTTTAGAGATGAATAGACTTGATGCTTCATTTAGTAATATAATTATTAGCTTTTTGGAAGATATTTTGGGAGCTTATTTTGGACTGTTTGTGTTGTTAAGTTTTAAAAATATGGTAAAAAGAACAGGTCTATGCAAAATATGCGATAAATTTAGGAGAAAACGTGAAAAGCTTGACGATAATTGA